The Chromatiales bacterium genome segment GACCGGCCGCACAGGCCGCGGGAGGTTCGGCACATGTTCCAGTTCCTCGAGGTCGAGGAATTCGTCGGTCGTTACTGGCACCGCTGGGCCACACGGGCCGCCAGCTACCCCCGCCATCCGGAGGCGGCGGTGTCGCTCGACACGCTGCGCCCCGTGCTGGGGGTGTTCTTTCGTGCCAGCGGCGGCGAGGCGGGACTGGCGGTGGAGGCCATCGCCGCCGGGGGCTCGGGCCATCGCCTCAGCCTGCGCCAGCGCCTCGGCCTGGACGAGGAGCACCTGGACCTCGCGCGCCGCGACGAGGAAAACCTGCTGCTGCCGCCGCAGATCGCGCTCTTTCCCGAGCGCCCCCTCAACCGTGATCTCTACTTCTGGCTGACCGCCTTCCTGGCGCTGGCCCGCCACCCCGGGCCCCAGGCCGACCCCCTGCGCCGGGACATCGCCTGGTTGCGCGAGGCCTTTCGCGCGCAGACGGCGGTGCTCGCGCAGTTCCCGGGGCTGCGCGAGCGCCATGCGCGCCTCCGCCAGGCCCTGCTGGCCATCCGCCCGCGACGCCGCCTGCCCAGGGCGGAGTCCATGGTGGAGACGGTCATCCGCGCCCTGCTCGGTGACGATGGCCCGTGCGCCGGGGAGGCCCGCGCGCTGCTCGATCTCGTGCGTGCGCCGGGCGAGGTCGTGCTGACGGCCTATCGCGTACCGCGGGACTACCGACCGCCGCTGCCCGTGCCCCTGTGGGGGCAGGTGACGACGCTCGGCACCGGTGAGGCCCGGGCACCCGAAGACGAGGGCGACGACGAGGGGGGCGACGCCCGGGCGGTCGATGGCGGCAGGCGCCAGGCGCAGCGCCGCCGGCAGGACCAGAGCGAGCGCGACGACCCGCTGGTGTTCAGCCGCTTCGAGAAGCTGCTGAGCCTCAGCGAGATGGTGAACCTCAACCGGCTGGTCGAGGACGAGGAGGACGAGGCGGCCCGGCGCGCCGCCGACCAGCTCGAGGAGATCGTCATCGGCCCGCACCAGCGGCGTGCCGCCACCCGCCTGCGGGTGGAGCTCGACCTGGCCCCGGATGCGGTCACGGGCGGGCGCCTCGCGGGGCGGTACCGCTACCCGGAGTGGAACCACCGCCGGCAGGCCTACCTGCCGGACCACTGCCTGGTGCTCACCGACCGGCAGGCGGAAGGGGAGGACTGGGTGCCCGACGAGGCCACGCGGCGGCGCATCCGGCGGGTGCGTCGCGAGTTCGAGGCCCTGCGTCCGCGCCGCGAACTGCTGCGCGCGCAGCTGGACGGCAACGAGCTGGATACCGATGCCCTGATCCGTGCCCGCTGCGACCTCGCCGCCACCGGCGAGTCCGGCGACCGGTTCTACCTGGCCACCCGCGCGCAGGCCCGCGACCTGGCCGTCTCCATCCTGGTGGACGTCTCGCTCTCCACCGACGCCTGGCTCGACGACCGCCGGGTGCTGGACGTGGAGAAGGAGGCGCTGCTGGTGCTGGGGCACGGGCTGGCGGGTTGCGGCGATGACTACGCCATCCACAGCTTCACCTCGCATCGCCGCCACCGGGTCTGGGTGAACACCCTCAAGGACTTCGAGGAGCCCATGGGCGAGCGGGTGACGCGCCGCATCGCGGCGCTGCAGCCCGGCCACTACACCCGCATGGGCCCGGCCATCCGTCACGTCACGGCCGGGCTGGCCGAGCGCCCCAACCGCCACCGCCTGCTGCTGGTGCTCACCGACGGCAAGCCCAACGACACGGACTACTACGAGGGGCGTTACGGGATCGAGGACACGCGCAAGGCGGTGCTGGAGGCGCGCCGGCAGGAGGTGCGCGTCTTCGGCGTGACCATCGACCGTGAGGCGCAGCAGTACATCCCGCATCTCTTCGGCCGCGGCGGCTACGCCATCGTCAACCGCCCCGAGCACCTGGCGCTGGCCCTGCCGGGCATCTACCGCCAGATCATCGGGCTCTGAGCGCATGGGTAGCACGCGCCCCGCCCTCGCCATCACTGCCGGCCTGCTCGTCGCCCTGGCGGTCATCGCACCGCTGGCCTGGCTCGTCCATACCCGGGACTGGGGCGTGACGCTGATCCTGCTGGCGCCGTTCGTCATCTACGGGCTCATGCGCCTGGGCCGCGCCCTGGCCGACTGGGCGGATACGCCGCCTCCCTCATCGGATCTGCCCATTCGTGGGCCTGACGAGCCGGATCGGGACGGGGCGGCCTAGGGACCGGTCGGTTCCCAGCCTCGCAGGATCGTCGTTGCCAGCTGTACCAGCTCCTCACGCCAGCCCGTGTGCCCCACCGGTATGCCGATCAAGGCCCAGCGGGCCGGCAGCGTGCCCAGGGCGTCCAGGAGGCGCAGCGTGGTGCCCACGCCGATGCCGTGGCTGCTGGCGTCCTGCCAGTGCACGAGTTCGTCGAGCGTGATGGGGCGGACCGCGTCTATCCTGCTATCCGGGGTGCTGTCCGGGGCGAGGGCGTCGAGCAGCAGGGCATGGCTTGCGGGGGCGAGCAGGGCGGGCAGTTCGGCGGCGGGATTGCCGGTGAGGCGGGTCTCGAGGTCGATCGATGCGCTGCCGGCGAGCGCGGCCGCGAGGTGACGGGCGGCTACCCAGCCCAGGGTGTCGGCGCCGAAGGGGGAGCCGATGCCGACCAGCGTCAGCCTCATGCCCCGTCGCGGCGGACGTTCACGCGCAGGAAGTGCGTGGCGCAGGAGATGCAGGGGTCGTAGTTGCGGATGACGGTCTCGGCATGCAGGCGGATGGCGTCGTCCGAGTGGTCGAGGCCGAAGGCCTGGATGGACCGGTGCAGGTCGTCCTCGATGCGGGCCTGGTTCTGCGCCGTGGGCGGCACGATGCGCGCGCTTTTCACCCGACCGTCCGCGTCGAAGTCGTAGCGGTGCCAGAGGATGCCGCGCGGCGCCTCGGTGACGCCGAAGCCCGTGCCCGCCCGCGGCGTGATCTCCTCGAAGGGCCGGTCGGGACGGCTGTAGCCCTCGAGCAGGCGGATCGCCTCCAGCAGGGCGTAATGGATCTCGATGGCGCGTGCGACGATGCTGTGGAACATGTTGCGGCTGGGAAACTGCACCGGCAGCTCGTCGAGCAGCGGCAGGGCCTGGGCGAGCTGCTCGCGGTTGAGGTTGACGCGCGCCAGCGGCCCGGTGAGATAGGGCTGGTCGTCGACATAGGAATACAGCGCCGTGGAATGCGGCACGTGGGCCTCGCGAAAATGCGTCTCGTAGTCCTCGGCGGCCAGCGACAGGCCGGTGTCGGTGATGACGCGCCCGGCGTAGATGCCGTACTCGTCCGGATGGTGCAGGGCGACGTTGATGAAGTCCTGGCGGTCGTCCGGGAAGTCCAGCGTGGCAGTCCAGCGCACCAGGTTCTCGGCATCGACCAGGGCCGCGCGCAGGGCCTGCAGCAGCGCGTCGGCCTCGGCATAGGAGGGCGCGTGGTGGAAGCCGCCGGGTCGGATGCCCACCGGGTGCACGGAGCGCCCGCCGAGGAAACGGATGAGCCGGTTGCCCAGCCCCTGCAGGTGCAGGCCGCGCTTCACCTCCTCGGGGAAGTCGCGCGCCATCTCGATGGCGCTGCCAAAACCCAGGAAGTCCGGCACGGCCAGCAGGTGTACGTGCAGGGCGTGGCTCTGGATCCATTCCCCGCAGTACATCAGGCGGCGCATCTCGCGCACCCAGGGGCCGGCCGCGTGACCGAAGGCCTGCTCGATGGCCTGGGCGGCGCTCATCTGGTAGGCCACCGGGCAGATGCCGCAGATGCGGGCGACGATGTCCGGGATCTCGTGGTGGTTGCGACCCTCGAGGAACTTCTCGAAGTAGCGCGGCGGCTCGAAGATGCGCAGCCTGAGCTCGCGGATCGCGCCGTCACGGATGTCGAGGTCCAGCGCGCCCTCGCCCTCGACGCGGGCGAGCACCGGGACGTTGATGGTGATGGGGCGGTTGACGTCCATGGCCTACTCGCTGCGGTGCTTGTTGCCGGCCACGCGAAAGGCCGGGGCGTGGCTGTTGATGAAGTGGAAGCGCCGCGTGACGTCACCCGGCTGCAGGCCCAGGGTGCCGAGCCGCTGGCCCAGGGCGTCGGTGTTGACCGTCTCGGCCGGGCCGTAGCAGGCGTAGCAGTCGCGGCCATAGCGCGGGCAGATCGCGCCGCAGCCGGTCTGCGTGACCGGGCCCATGCAGGGCATGCCCTTCGCCACCATCACGCACACGGCGTTCTGGCGCTTGCACTCCAGGCAGACCTTGTCGCGCGACTGCGTGGGCTGCACGCCATGCAGCAGGTCGTGCAGCACGCCCACCACCTGCGCGGTGTTCACCGGGCAGCCCCAGATCTCCAGGTCCACCTTCACGTGCTCGGCCACCGGCGTGGCGGTGTCCAGGCTGGCGACGTATTCGGGGCTCGCGTACACCGCCTGGCGCCACGCGTCCACGCCGTCGGCATAGAGGTTGCGCAGGGCCTGCAGGCCGCCGGAGGTGGCGCAGGCGCCGATGCTGATCAGGTAACCGCTGTGCGCGCGGATGTGTTCGAGACGCTCGCGCTCCTCGGGCGTGGAGACGCTGCCCTCGATGAAGGCGATGTCGGCGGGCGCATCCGGATCGACGGGGCCGGCCTCGGCGAAGTGCACGAACTCGACCAGCTCGCTCACCGCGAGCAGGGCCTCGCCGGCGTTGAGGAAGGCCAGCTGGCAGCCGTCGCAGGAGCTGAACTTGTGCACCGCGACCCGCGGCCGGCGGCCGGCGAAGCCCGAGTAGTCAAAGCCCATTCAGAACCCCCTCACGCCCAGCAGCGGGGCGAGCTCGGTGTAGTTGAACACGGGCCCGTCCTTGCAGACGAAGTGCGGGCCGAGCTGGCAGTGGCCGCAGTGGCCGACGCCGCAGTGCATGTTGCGCTCCATGCTGAGCCACAGGTTCCCGGCGGCCATGTCGCGGGCGAGCAGCGCCTCGGCGCAGGCCTGCATCATGCGCTCGGGGCCGCACATCATGGCGATGGCATTGTCGCGGTCGAACTGCGCGCGGTCGATGAGCTCGGTGACCAGGCCGACGTGGTAGGGCCAGCCCTGGCCGGCGATGTCGGCGGCGAGCAGGACCTGGGTGTCCGGCAGTTTCGCCCAGGCCATGTAGCGGTCGTGCCAGATGAGGTCGTCGGTGTGCTTCACGCCCTGCAGGATCACCAGTCGGCCGAAGCGTTCCCGGCGCCTCACCACGTAATTGATCACCGAGACCAGCGGGGCGCAGCCCAGGCCGCCGGTGATGAGCACCACGTCGTGGCCACAGGCCTGGTCCAGCGGCCAGCCTCGGCCGAAGGGCCCGCGGATGCCGACGCGCTGGCCGGCCCTGAGCTGCTCCAGGCCACGGGTGACGCGTCCCACGGCGCGGATGGTGTGGTCGAGCAGACTGTCGTCGTCCGGGTCGGAGACGATGGAGATGGGCACCTCGCCGATGCCCTGCAGGTAGACCATGTTGAACTGGCCGGGGACGAAGGCATAGGCAGCGTGCGCGGCCTGGTCGGTCATGCGCAGGCGCAGGGTGTAGATGCTCTCCGATTCCTGGATGCGCTCGACGATCTCGGCCTCGGCCGGCAGGCTGGGGTTGGGCATGGGCGCCTCAGTCATGGTCGCCTCCGGTGGCATGGATGCGCGCCACCTCCTCGGTGAGGTCGATGCCCACCGGGCACCAGGTGATGCAGCGCCCGCAGCCGGTGCAGCCCGAGCGGCCGTACTGGTCGTGCCAGCCGCCGAGTTTGTGCGTGAGCCACTGGCGATAGCGCAGGCGCGTGTCGCTGCGGATCACGATGCCGGCGAGGTAGCTGTGGCCCTCGGTGAAGCAGGAATCCCATTCGCGGTAATGCCGGCCCTGGTCGCCATCGAGTAGCGGCACGTCGTGTTCGGCATGGCAGAAGCAGGTGGGGCAGACCGAGGTACAGTTGCCGCAGCTCAGGCAGCGCGCCGCCACGTCGTCCCACTGCGGGTGATCGAGGTTGGCGAACAGCAGGTCGCGCAGGTTGCGCGAGGGCAGGGTGCGCGTCTGGCGTTCGCCGGCCGCCGCGACGGCGGCCTCTGCCTGCGCGACCTGCGTGCCGGAGGCCTCCGGGAGCGAGAGCGAGGCGAGCACGCTGGTGCCCGCCTCGCTGCCGGCAGCGACGAGATAGCCCGCATCCGTCTCGTGCAGCGCGAGGTCGAAGCCTGCCGTGCACAGCGGGCCATCACCCGTGGAGGCGCAGAAGCAGGTGGCGGCCGGTGCCGTGCAGTGCACGGCGACGATGAAGAGGTTCCGGCGGCGGGCGGCGTAGTAGGCGTCGGCATGCGCGCCTTGCAGAAAATGCTGGTCCTGCAGGTGCAGGGCGGCGAGGTCGCAGGCCCGCGCCCCGATCACGGCAACCTTCTCCCCGGCGGGCAGGGTGGCGGCAAACTGCAGGTGGCCATCGGCACCGATGCGGCTCTCCCACAGCGTCTCGCGCGGGGCGAAGGTGAGCGGCTTGATGGCCTGCGGGCCGTTGGCCCAGGCAAAGGCGCGGGAGGGATCGGCGTGTTGCAGGCGGTAGTGGCCGGGGGCCTGTTCGTCCTGCCAGCCCCAGGGCAGGTCGGCGGCCTGTCCCAGGGTGTCGAAGACGATGGCGCCGTCGCGCGGCTGTGGGCCGACGCAGCGATAGCCGTCCTCGCGCAGGGCGGTGAGCAGGGTGTCGAGTGCGTGGCTGGCGAGTACCCGTTGAGATGTCCCCATGCGCCCAAGCATAGCGCGAAATCGTGACGGGTGTTTGACCTGGGGCAGGCCCTGGTCGGAAAGAACGGTGGCCTCAGTGGGCCTCGAGCTTGCCCAGCTCCGCGACGATGCTGTTGAGCAGGGACTCACCCTGGGCCCCCATGCCCTTCGCCAGCCGGTCCACGTCGCGCTCGCCGTTCACCAGCCGGCGCATGATGCCGCCCAGGCGGGCCATGTCGCCGCCGGCGGCGGTCATCTGCTCGGCCATGTGGGAGAGCAGGCTCAGGGCCTCGGCATTGCCGCGCGCGGCCTGGTGGATCATGTGGGCGAGCCCGGGGGCGGCCATGGTGGGGTCGGCGCTCTGCGCGGGATCGGGCAGCGTGCCCGGGTCCTGCAGGCCGCGCAGGATGGCCTCGACGATGATGCTGTCTTCCTCGTCCAGGCCGCCCAACAGGGCCATGTCGCGGCTGCCGTCGAGGATCTTGCGGATGGCGGCCACCAGCGCCACCCAGCCGTTCTGCTCGGAGACGCGCAGCGGCTCGTCGAGCTGGTGTTTCAGTGCCGGGTTCTGCGCCGCCTGCACCACGCCGACGATGAGGGCGGCGTGGGCCTGGACGATCTGCTGGTCTCTTTCGGGCAGCTTGGCCATGGTGCGGGTCCTCCTACAGGGCGCGGATCTTCTCGCGCTGGGCCTCGAGCTGTTCGAGGGCCGTGCGCATCTCGGCCTGGCGGT includes the following:
- a CDS encoding VWA domain-containing protein — encoded protein: MFQFLEVEEFVGRYWHRWATRAASYPRHPEAAVSLDTLRPVLGVFFRASGGEAGLAVEAIAAGGSGHRLSLRQRLGLDEEHLDLARRDEENLLLPPQIALFPERPLNRDLYFWLTAFLALARHPGPQADPLRRDIAWLREAFRAQTAVLAQFPGLRERHARLRQALLAIRPRRRLPRAESMVETVIRALLGDDGPCAGEARALLDLVRAPGEVVLTAYRVPRDYRPPLPVPLWGQVTTLGTGEARAPEDEGDDEGGDARAVDGGRRQAQRRRQDQSERDDPLVFSRFEKLLSLSEMVNLNRLVEDEEDEAARRAADQLEEIVIGPHQRRAATRLRVELDLAPDAVTGGRLAGRYRYPEWNHRRQAYLPDHCLVLTDRQAEGEDWVPDEATRRRIRRVRREFEALRPRRELLRAQLDGNELDTDALIRARCDLAATGESGDRFYLATRAQARDLAVSILVDVSLSTDAWLDDRRVLDVEKEALLVLGHGLAGCGDDYAIHSFTSHRRHRVWVNTLKDFEEPMGERVTRRIAALQPGHYTRMGPAIRHVTAGLAERPNRHRLLLVLTDGKPNDTDYYEGRYGIEDTRKAVLEARRQEVRVFGVTIDREAQQYIPHLFGRGGYAIVNRPEHLALALPGIYRQIIGL
- a CDS encoding nickel-dependent hydrogenase large subunit, with the translated sequence MDVNRPITINVPVLARVEGEGALDLDIRDGAIRELRLRIFEPPRYFEKFLEGRNHHEIPDIVARICGICPVAYQMSAAQAIEQAFGHAAGPWVREMRRLMYCGEWIQSHALHVHLLAVPDFLGFGSAIEMARDFPEEVKRGLHLQGLGNRLIRFLGGRSVHPVGIRPGGFHHAPSYAEADALLQALRAALVDAENLVRWTATLDFPDDRQDFINVALHHPDEYGIYAGRVITDTGLSLAAEDYETHFREAHVPHSTALYSYVDDQPYLTGPLARVNLNREQLAQALPLLDELPVQFPSRNMFHSIVARAIEIHYALLEAIRLLEGYSRPDRPFEEITPRAGTGFGVTEAPRGILWHRYDFDADGRVKSARIVPPTAQNQARIEDDLHRSIQAFGLDHSDDAIRLHAETVIRNYDPCISCATHFLRVNVRRDGA
- a CDS encoding sulfhydrogenase subunit delta, whose product is MGFDYSGFAGRRPRVAVHKFSSCDGCQLAFLNAGEALLAVSELVEFVHFAEAGPVDPDAPADIAFIEGSVSTPEERERLEHIRAHSGYLISIGACATSGGLQALRNLYADGVDAWRQAVYASPEYVASLDTATPVAEHVKVDLEIWGCPVNTAQVVGVLHDLLHGVQPTQSRDKVCLECKRQNAVCVMVAKGMPCMGPVTQTGCGAICPRYGRDCYACYGPAETVNTDALGQRLGTLGLQPGDVTRRFHFINSHAPAFRVAGNKHRSE
- a CDS encoding FAD/NAD(P)-binding protein; translation: MPNPSLPAEAEIVERIQESESIYTLRLRMTDQAAHAAYAFVPGQFNMVYLQGIGEVPISIVSDPDDDSLLDHTIRAVGRVTRGLEQLRAGQRVGIRGPFGRGWPLDQACGHDVVLITGGLGCAPLVSVINYVVRRRERFGRLVILQGVKHTDDLIWHDRYMAWAKLPDTQVLLAADIAGQGWPYHVGLVTELIDRAQFDRDNAIAMMCGPERMMQACAEALLARDMAAGNLWLSMERNMHCGVGHCGHCQLGPHFVCKDGPVFNYTELAPLLGVRGF
- a CDS encoding 4Fe-4S dicluster domain-containing protein, translating into MGTSQRVLASHALDTLLTALREDGYRCVGPQPRDGAIVFDTLGQAADLPWGWQDEQAPGHYRLQHADPSRAFAWANGPQAIKPLTFAPRETLWESRIGADGHLQFAATLPAGEKVAVIGARACDLAALHLQDQHFLQGAHADAYYAARRRNLFIVAVHCTAPAATCFCASTGDGPLCTAGFDLALHETDAGYLVAAGSEAGTSVLASLSLPEASGTQVAQAEAAVAAAGERQTRTLPSRNLRDLLFANLDHPQWDDVAARCLSCGNCTSVCPTCFCHAEHDVPLLDGDQGRHYREWDSCFTEGHSYLAGIVIRSDTRLRYRQWLTHKLGGWHDQYGRSGCTGCGRCITWCPVGIDLTEEVARIHATGGDHD